The uncultured Methanomethylovorans sp. genome contains a region encoding:
- a CDS encoding VWA domain-containing protein, producing the protein MRVQTRLMILLLMLLSLSVSAMALTIDVYPLHVQNSAGDNVSVVVRVTENSTPLSNMAVNFITNLGTLNSVSTLTNASGYGQVFLRSTDSGIATLNASIGSTSNTTNITFSPLSSKSIIISESTNSMIAGNITTVRIGMLDQFGNVNDTAKVTLNVRIEDVYGNVNETQIIRTPYTLTHIKASNLTDTGNADIAITNSVTSDENITLEINSTIAGNITISASSGEVINSKNIEVLPAEPHGITLWYYKEYTVNTTSDITVCVYDMYGNPVRNSLVRFNATAPVHTIYNSPNEYNSLHLSDPNIITGIDGLAVTEFRTDKRAGTNTINITVVNTSLGSEIAVRGLADVVDNLFLTPSPAFAYANNQDTYKLIARPVDQFLNPIIPDGFPINEQVVFYSGSSSAIVTLNQEGKATMRVGPTPYVENVSINATYRNAGGYTNITNSTTLKFIPGSNLSLVIYCSPDTLLTKNLNGNHESTVKVIALDQWGHTLPGVNLTINITNSTVGYLSLNSVNATTIHTTTNDFGKATLNYWSSTVPGTTAIIVTTGNATVSAPITTKNVPFVSTNVIIEPESLNSGGIVNVTTVVSVEGDLQVTRPAANAMLVLDRSGSMDPDYYAGTPLDVVLVIDRSGSMAGTPIADAKEAAKEFVDNLVSNSKVGIVSFSTTCTVNRGMTSLNVYNNKLLVDTSISSLSASGYTAMGYGMANASSLLINNGRSESRKVMIVLTDGVTNRGSDPKDLIPVANANGITIYTIGLGDVDESLLDYIASETGGKYYYAPDSSQLRSVYNAIAQELSDYDISDVEYGVEGFTSYDYVFQDSVVNTIPINETINDLKVKLECENSSSDLHLQLTSPSGMVYGTNDNTTGYYPESDTSEYIWIQPVSYIYPDNDSDSVGLGNWTVRVTGSVSGTEHFNISTYIDKKSAAKLSSHAFISSFDESRGDKAGLALYSFAGNSLSAIQSSYILKNSNWVGYFTAHTTGRYNFNLSWDDSSNIEACLYDGTDLLDSSSGTGTCKVSSVLFAGETYYLDITKGALSYDDTHFVVNVTTLPIDTIMTAYNDNSEILKFRTWNGSQWSLEKSAKNIDTNPYFVVLESSQIRPEIVMVTGDSSNHVNVQIWNGVSWGSVRELSNNLESNAKRGFDLNYEQVSGDAVAVYMNRSISNIPQYKIWDGSSWSSASATASKITGPGKVGWVRLEANPNSDEMVLATLDSSNYIRTQVWNGNSWGSPVEITKNAKTSAYQCFDIVYEQTTGRAMLVWADSNYVKYRIWNGNSWESEHNLYSFSNSICWLKLAADPHSDNLLLVSQDTANDVYANTWTGSSWSARKLLETDAGTSARRTVDAAFEQSSGTGLVVWGDMTSTPKYETWNGVSWSNEASASNFGSGSPMWVQLTPDPLSDEIFLMTSDDSYDLNIQKWTGSSWSSATEVETSSTNSYECFGIAYNSQEASVESTPVLWTEWTAEVTSTLNNDSLAHLGNSIDTITADGLTAIDEGLFVANKELASVNGSSTIVLMTDGLDNAGYHSLLEEAYKAKENNTIIYTVGFGKSESEVDPVLLEIADITGGKYYFAPNSSVLKNIFKGIAQQITNFSAQGPVLNIQVPHNYATLLGTVDATYISGSSNSTTGDRNSFMSPKYPSRGNAEPAIITLSNRSVLSWQLPTLSPGEKWGVWYQMVVEGTGYVPLVMTGSNISYMNVAGEEVQSSVPGGGSSARGSSAGINPYPLGSFTMTASKPMTLINESSQLALEVKDITGNYTSAYVVLYTNLGSLNGQQIPVNITVDGRRTLTFSSVMAGNAYVTACAYNVNNVTDTKQCDKLLVIRPKGMIRIN; encoded by the coding sequence ATGAGAGTTCAAACGAGATTAATGATCCTATTACTAATGCTTCTTTCATTAAGTGTATCTGCAATGGCTTTAACTATTGATGTATATCCGCTGCATGTTCAGAATAGTGCAGGAGATAATGTGAGCGTAGTGGTCAGAGTCACAGAAAACTCTACACCTTTGAGTAATATGGCTGTAAATTTCATCACAAATCTAGGTACTCTGAACTCAGTTTCAACTTTGACCAATGCCTCAGGATATGGTCAGGTATTTCTTAGATCAACGGATTCTGGTATTGCAACATTGAATGCAAGCATTGGAAGCACTTCAAACACTACAAATATTACTTTTTCTCCTCTTAGCTCCAAAAGTATAATCATATCAGAATCAACGAATTCAATGATTGCAGGCAACATTACCACAGTCAGAATAGGCATGTTGGATCAGTTTGGTAATGTTAATGATACTGCTAAGGTGACTTTGAATGTTAGAATTGAAGACGTTTATGGGAATGTAAATGAGACCCAAATCATAAGGACACCATACACTTTGACGCATATAAAGGCTAGTAACTTGACAGATACTGGTAATGCCGATATAGCTATCACAAATTCAGTAACTTCTGATGAAAATATAACTTTAGAGATCAATTCTACTATTGCCGGTAATATCACTATTTCCGCATCTTCAGGAGAAGTGATCAATTCAAAGAACATTGAAGTCTTACCAGCTGAACCACATGGAATAACCTTATGGTATTATAAAGAATACACTGTAAACACGACTTCGGATATCACTGTATGTGTTTATGATATGTATGGTAATCCCGTAAGAAATTCTCTCGTTCGGTTTAATGCAACAGCGCCAGTACATACAATCTACAACAGTCCAAATGAATATAATTCTCTTCACCTCAGCGATCCGAATATCATTACAGGAATCGATGGTTTAGCTGTCACTGAATTCAGAACGGATAAAAGAGCAGGTACAAACACTATCAATATCACAGTTGTCAATACTTCATTAGGCAGTGAGATTGCAGTAAGAGGGCTCGCAGATGTGGTTGATAATCTTTTCCTGACCCCTTCTCCTGCATTTGCCTATGCTAACAATCAAGATACATACAAGCTGATTGCCCGGCCTGTAGATCAATTCCTCAATCCCATCATTCCAGATGGCTTCCCTATTAATGAGCAAGTCGTTTTCTATAGTGGTAGTAGTTCTGCGATTGTCACTCTCAATCAAGAGGGAAAAGCAACTATGAGGGTTGGTCCTACCCCATATGTCGAAAATGTTAGTATCAACGCTACTTACAGAAATGCTGGTGGTTATACAAATATTACCAACTCCACAACATTGAAATTTATACCGGGCTCCAATCTAAGTCTTGTGATATACTGTTCACCCGACACTTTGCTGACAAAGAATCTGAACGGTAATCACGAAAGTACCGTTAAGGTGATTGCATTGGATCAATGGGGTCATACATTGCCCGGAGTAAATCTCACTATCAATATTACAAACTCTACAGTGGGTTACCTCTCGTTGAATAGTGTTAACGCCACGACAATACACACAACAACAAATGATTTCGGGAAGGCGACTTTGAACTATTGGTCGAGTACTGTCCCAGGAACTACTGCGATTATTGTCACTACAGGAAATGCAACTGTATCTGCTCCAATAACGACTAAAAATGTACCTTTTGTCAGTACAAATGTGATTATTGAACCTGAATCTCTGAACTCTGGGGGTATAGTAAACGTTACTACAGTTGTATCTGTAGAAGGAGACCTTCAGGTTACAAGACCTGCAGCAAATGCCATGCTGGTTCTCGATCGTTCCGGTAGTATGGACCCTGATTATTATGCAGGAACGCCTCTTGATGTTGTCCTTGTCATTGACAGGTCGGGGAGTATGGCAGGAACTCCCATTGCAGATGCAAAAGAAGCAGCAAAGGAATTTGTAGATAATCTGGTATCGAATTCTAAGGTGGGTATTGTTTCATTTTCCACAACATGTACTGTCAATCGTGGCATGACATCCTTGAATGTTTACAATAATAAGCTTCTTGTGGACACTTCTATTTCTTCGTTGTCAGCAAGCGGCTATACCGCAATGGGTTATGGAATGGCTAATGCCAGCAGTCTGCTTATAAATAATGGACGTTCAGAGTCAAGAAAAGTAATGATAGTGCTTACTGACGGAGTAACAAATAGAGGTAGCGATCCTAAAGATTTAATACCAGTAGCTAATGCAAACGGTATCACAATATATACGATTGGTCTTGGTGATGTTGATGAATCGCTGTTAGATTATATTGCGTCAGAAACAGGCGGTAAATATTATTATGCACCAGATAGTTCGCAATTGCGTTCTGTATACAATGCTATTGCCCAGGAGCTAAGCGATTATGACATCTCTGATGTTGAATATGGTGTAGAAGGCTTTACTTCTTATGATTATGTATTCCAGGACTCTGTTGTTAATACTATCCCGATAAATGAAACAATAAATGATCTAAAAGTAAAGCTTGAATGTGAGAACAGTTCTTCAGATCTTCATTTACAACTGACAAGTCCATCAGGAATGGTATACGGGACAAATGATAACACTACAGGCTACTATCCGGAAAGTGATACCTCTGAATATATATGGATACAGCCAGTGTCATATATTTATCCGGACAATGATTCTGATAGCGTGGGATTAGGCAACTGGACAGTGCGCGTAACAGGTTCAGTATCTGGTACTGAGCACTTTAATATCTCAACATACATAGATAAAAAAAGTGCAGCTAAACTATCATCACACGCCTTTATATCAAGTTTTGATGAAAGCCGTGGGGATAAAGCAGGACTTGCACTTTATAGTTTTGCAGGTAATTCACTTAGTGCCATTCAATCTAGTTATATTCTTAAAAACAGTAACTGGGTAGGATATTTCACCGCCCATACCACTGGCAGATATAATTTCAATCTATCTTGGGATGATTCTTCAAATATAGAGGCTTGTCTTTATGATGGTACAGACTTGCTGGATTCCTCAAGTGGTACAGGTACATGTAAAGTATCTTCTGTACTTTTTGCAGGAGAAACCTATTATCTGGATATTACTAAAGGTGCATTATCCTATGATGATACTCATTTCGTGGTTAATGTTACAACTTTACCCATTGATACTATAATGACTGCTTATAATGATAACAGTGAAATACTGAAGTTCAGAACCTGGAATGGTTCTCAGTGGTCGTTAGAAAAATCTGCTAAGAATATTGATACAAATCCGTATTTTGTAGTGTTGGAATCAAGCCAGATTCGACCTGAAATAGTGATGGTGACAGGTGATAGTAGTAATCATGTCAATGTTCAGATATGGAATGGCGTATCATGGGGTTCTGTCAGGGAGCTCAGTAATAATCTGGAATCGAATGCTAAAAGAGGTTTTGATCTAAACTATGAACAAGTATCTGGTGACGCAGTTGCCGTTTATATGAATAGAAGTATAAGTAATATTCCTCAATATAAAATATGGGATGGCTCTTCCTGGAGTTCTGCTTCTGCAACTGCTTCTAAAATTACTGGTCCGGGAAAAGTAGGATGGGTCAGACTGGAGGCAAATCCGAATTCAGATGAAATGGTTCTTGCAACCCTTGATAGTTCAAATTACATCCGTACACAGGTATGGAACGGTAACTCTTGGGGAAGTCCAGTTGAAATTACAAAAAATGCGAAAACATCAGCTTATCAGTGTTTTGACATAGTATATGAACAGACTACAGGACGTGCAATGCTTGTCTGGGCGGATTCGAACTATGTTAAATATCGTATTTGGAATGGTAACTCTTGGGAAAGTGAACATAATCTTTATTCGTTCTCAAATAGCATCTGCTGGTTGAAATTGGCGGCAGACCCACATTCAGATAATCTGTTACTAGTTTCTCAAGATACTGCTAATGATGTATATGCAAACACCTGGACAGGTTCCTCATGGTCTGCCAGAAAATTACTTGAAACTGATGCTGGTACTTCTGCCAGAAGGACTGTAGATGCTGCTTTCGAACAATCAAGCGGTACGGGTCTTGTAGTATGGGGAGACATGACCTCAACACCTAAATATGAAACATGGAATGGTGTTTCATGGAGCAATGAGGCATCAGCTTCTAATTTCGGTTCAGGCAGTCCAATGTGGGTACAATTGACACCAGATCCATTATCAGATGAAATTTTCCTCATGACATCTGATGATTCCTACGATCTGAATATCCAGAAATGGACCGGATCTTCCTGGAGTAGTGCCACAGAGGTTGAAACTTCATCTACTAATTCCTATGAGTGCTTTGGCATTGCTTACAACTCTCAGGAGGCATCTGTTGAAAGTACCCCGGTTTTATGGACCGAGTGGACCGCTGAAGTGACATCTACTTTGAACAATGATTCTCTCGCTCATCTTGGCAATTCAATAGATACTATCACGGCTGATGGTCTGACAGCAATAGATGAAGGTTTGTTTGTTGCTAATAAAGAACTGGCTTCTGTTAATGGTAGTTCTACAATAGTACTTATGACAGATGGTTTGGATAATGCAGGTTATCATTCCCTATTAGAAGAAGCATATAAGGCAAAGGAAAACAATACTATCATCTATACAGTAGGATTTGGGAAAAGTGAATCTGAAGTTGACCCTGTGCTTCTTGAAATTGCAGATATAACTGGCGGAAAATATTATTTTGCACCAAATTCCAGTGTCTTGAAGAACATATTCAAAGGTATTGCTCAGCAGATCACAAACTTCTCAGCTCAGGGACCTGTGTTAAACATCCAGGTACCTCATAACTATGCTACGCTTCTTGGCACAGTAGATGCCACATACATTTCTGGAAGCAGTAACTCAACTACAGGTGATAGAAATTCATTTATGTCTCCTAAATATCCTTCAAGAGGCAATGCCGAACCAGCCATTATAACCCTAAGTAATAGGTCAGTACTTAGCTGGCAACTTCCAACTCTAAGTCCAGGAGAAAAATGGGGAGTATGGTATCAGATGGTTGTAGAAGGAACTGGGTATGTTCCCCTGGTTATGACAGGTTCCAATATTAGCTATATGAATGTAGCCGGTGAAGAAGTTCAGTCATCTGTGCCTGGAGGAGGTAGTAGTGCTAGAGGTAGTTCAGCTGGCATAAATCCTTATCCACTTGGAAGCTTCACTATGACAGCTAGCAAGCCAATGACGTTGATAAACGAATCATCGCAGTTGGCATTAGAGGTAAAGGATATTACTGGTAACTATACTTCTGCGTATGTTGTTCTATACACAAACCTTGGTTCTCTGAATGGTCAGCAGATTCCTGTAAATATTACAGTGGATGGTCGCAGAACCTTAACTTTCTCAAGTGTCATGGCAGGGAACGCTTACGTCACAGCTTGCGCATATAATGTAAACAATGTAACTGACACAAAGCAATGTGACAAATTGCTTGTTATCAGACCAAAGGGTATGATCAGGATAAATTAG